In Mercenaria mercenaria strain notata unplaced genomic scaffold, MADL_Memer_1 contig_3247, whole genome shotgun sequence, one genomic interval encodes:
- the LOC128552872 gene encoding uncharacterized protein LOC128552872 — protein MKDRNKITFVVVVKENVRLEKKITYSFLKRVVNEYSLEADQVMCSKEKVSIDQQDLQRLEISINNHATELMRRHKYLSIISGSSVRSRNYGNDRAKAVDLVAQPCIVLYVHTKHFIPIDEEPFKEFYDGVPVDVREGEFFPYVFATDRHDTLKYSCQIGSSPDRSPNERNRLFGSLGCFIDHPEYNLCGLTCAHVLLFPWALEEVKRDDNGTLRWPSFRPHDKVYQPAESNEAIGQIVQVIYQEGGNTTCGMEVALFQIDQRHPISGRFPTMRLAGGEEIVFDSGKSCGFSHIGDNEAIKFGPVTDKTTGKFELQTNTTCVKTISEHWDHGNFRITLNNQLCVKSADSNGQPKSFAAEGDSGSLVFIKDSRGEFVSVGIVEGGTSYDATVVTPIKPILQKIGVHSLKSFEKEKIEQKLDNIDNRLKDVHVNIQRNLDNFKTTLFTQLSAYLDKKLGDNN, from the exons ATGAAAGACAGGAATAAAATTACGTTTGTGGTAGTTGTCAAAGAAAACGTccgacttgaaaaaaaaataacgtatTCTTTCTTAAAACGTGTGGTAAATGAATACAGCTTAGAGGCAGATCAGGTAATGTGCAGCAAAGAAAAGGTATCCATAGATCAACAGGATTTGCAAAGACTGGAAATAAGCATAAACAATCATGCAACCGAACTAATGAGAAGACACAAGTACCTGTCGATTATTTCTGGGAGTTCTGTTAGGTCACGAAACTATGGAAATGATCGAGCCAAGGCTGTCGATTTAGTTGCACAAccttgtattgtattgtatgttcATACAAAACACTTTATTCCAATTGACGAAGAAcctttcaaggaattttatgatGGTGTTCCAGTTGATGTTAGAGAGGGTGAGTTTTTTCCGTACGTGTTTGCTACAGACCGCCATGACACACTAAAATATAGCTGTCAGATCGGAAGTTCACCAGATCGTTCTCCAAATGAGCGCAATAGACTTTTCGGAAGTCTAGGGTGTTTTATAGATCACCCCGAATACAATTTGTGCGGACTTACATGCGCGCATGTCCTGCTGTTTCCATGGGCACTGGAAGAAGTTAAAAGAGACGATAATGGAACATTGCGATGGCCGTCTTTCAGGCCCCATGATAAAGTTTATCAGCCGGCGGAATCAAATGAAGCTATCGGACAAATTGTACAGGTAATTTACCAGGAAGGTGGAAACACAACTTGCGGTATGGAAGTTGCTCTATTTCAAATAGATCAACGGCACCCAATTTCAGGCCGCTTTCCAACAATGAGACTTGCAG GAGGTGAAGAGATAGTTTTTGACTCGGGAAAATCATGTGGCTTCTCTCACATAGGAGATAATGAAGCAATTAAATTCGGTCCAGTGACTGATAAAACCACTGGCAAGTTTGAACTACAAACAAATACAACTTGTGTCAAAACTATTAGTGAACATTGGGATCATGGCAATTTTAGAATAACACTAAACAATCAGTTATGTGTCAAATCAGCTGACTCAAATGGACAGCCCAAGTCTTTTGCTGCTGAAGGGGATTCAGGCTCTCTTGTATTTATTAAAGACTCACGTGGTGAGTTTGTGAGCGTAGGAATAGTGGAAGGTGGAACATCGTATGACGCAACAGTAGTAACACCAATAAAACCTATCCTACAGAAGATTGGGGTGCATAGTTTAAAAAGCTTCGAAAAGGAGAAAATCGAGCAAAAGCTCGATAACATAGACAACAGACTAAAAGATGTTCACGTTAATATTCAAAGGAATCTGGACAATTTTAAAACCACTTTATTCACGCAGTTGTCTGCATATTTAGACAAGAAACTAGGTGATAACAATTAG